The Hoplias malabaricus isolate fHopMal1 chromosome 9, fHopMal1.hap1, whole genome shotgun sequence genome contains a region encoding:
- the fzr1b gene encoding fizzy-related protein homolog, translating to MDQDYERRLLRQINHQNLPEGQLTKSAYTTCSPVSVKSGDRFIPTRAGSNWSINFHYANENCWSPNQNQRSKDASADTGKDAVAYAALLRNELLGAGIEAVPDAHTDDRRHTVLNQDTHSLFRYTIHTKRVPFDSSNEISPYSLSPLSNKSHKLLRSPRKPARKISKIPFKVLDAPELQDDFYLNLVDWSAGNLLSVGLGACVYLWSACTSQVTRLCDLSVDGDSVTSVCWNERGSLVAVGTHKGFVQIWDAAGGRKLTSLEGHSARVGALAWNGEQLSSGSRDRVILQRDVRTPPPVERKLQGHRQEVCGLKWSPDHQHLASGGNDNKLLVWNSSSLQPVQQYSEHLAAVKAIAWSPHQHGLLASGGGTADRCLRFWNTLTGQALQSTDTGSQVCNLAWSKHANELVSTHGYSQNQILVWKYPSLTQVAKLTGHSYRVLYLAVSPDGEAIVTGAGDETLRFWNVFSKTRCTKESKSVLNLFTRIR from the exons ATGGACCAGGATTATGAGAGACGCCTCCTCAGGCAAATCAACCACCAGAACCTCCCCGAGGGCCAGCTGACCAAG TCCGCATACACCACATGCAGTCCGGTCAGTGTTAAATCCGGAGACAGGTTCATACCCACTCGAGCAGGGAGCAACTGGAGCATCAACTTCCATTACGCCAAT GAAAACTGCTGGTCACCCAACCAGAATCAAAGGTCTAAGGATGCAAGTGCAGACACTGGGAAAG ATGCAGTGGCCTACGCCGCTCTGCTGCGGAACGAGCTGCTGGGCGCAGGGATCGAGGCGGTTCCTGACGCTCACACAGACGACCGCAGGCACACCGTTCTCAACCAGGACACACACAGCCTCTTCAGG TACACCATCCACACAAAGCGAGTGCCTTTTGACAGCAGCAATGAAATCTCCCCAtattccctctctcctctcagcAACAAAAG TCACAAGCTGTTGCGCTCGCCGCGAAAACCTGCAAGAAAAATCTCCAAAATTCCCTTCAAGGTTCTGGATGCTCCAGAGCTGCAGGACGACTTCTACCTTAACCTG GTCGACTGGTCAGCTGGAAACCTCCTGAGTGTTGGTCTGGGGGCGTGTGTTTACCTGTGGAGTGCTTGCACTAGccag gtgacGAGGCTGTGTGATTTGTCGGTAGATGGAGACTCTGTGACGTCCGTCTGCTGGAATGAGCGG GGAAGCTTGGTAGCAGTAGGAACCCATAAAGGCTTTGTGCAAATTTGGGACGCGGCCGGAGGGAGGAAGTTGACCAGTCTGGAAGGGCATTCTGCCCGTGTCG GAGCGCTGGCGTGGAACGGGGAGCAACTGTCCTCAGGCAGTCGGGACAGAGTGATCCTGCAGCGGGACGTTCGTACTCCTCCACCTGTGGAGAGGAAGCTGCAGGGACACAGACAGGAGGTGTGCGGACTCAAGTGGTCTCCGGACCACCAGCACCTCGCCTCGGGTGGAAACGACAACAAG CTGCTGGTGTGGAACAGCTCCAGTCTGCAGCCGGTGCAGCAGTACAGCGAGCACCTGGCAGCAGTGAAGGCCATCGCCTGGTCACCTCACCAGCACGGCCTGCTGGCGTCTGGCGGAGGAACGGCTGACCGCTGCCTCCGCTTCTGGAACACACTCACGGGTCAGGCCCTGCAGAGCACGGACACTGGGTCGCAGGTCTGCAACCTCGCCTGGTCCAAACATGCCAACGAACTG GTCAGCACACACGGTTACTCACAGAATCAGATTCTGGTGTGGAAATACCCCTCGCTCACACAGGTGGCCAAACTGACTGGACACTCCTACCGCGTCCTCTATCTG GCTGTGTCTCCAGATGGTGAGGCCATAGTGACCGGAGCCGGAGATGAAACTCTGAGGTTCTGGAACGTCTTCAGCAAAACACGCTGCACAAAG GAATCCAAGTCAGTGTTGAACCTGTTCACGAGGATACGGTAA